One segment of Hemicordylus capensis ecotype Gifberg chromosome 8, rHemCap1.1.pri, whole genome shotgun sequence DNA contains the following:
- the GMCL1 gene encoding germ cell-less protein-like 1 isoform X1 encodes MGLLSSRPWRARVVAPREGDAAGEGGGGGAVVALRGSGGGRGGAAKRKRAAECPTSDSESDGESEREERLLNTPRRKKLKSTSRYIYQTLFLNGENSDIKICALGEEWNLHKIYLCQSGYFSSMFSGSWKESGMDTIELEIPDQNIDIEALQVAFGSLYRDEVLINPSRVIALLAAASMLQLDGLIQQCGETMKETINVKTVCSYYNSAGTYGLDSVKKKCLEWLLNNLMTHQSVELFKELSIVLMKQLISSSNLFVMQVEMDVYTALKKWMFLQLVPSWNGSLKQLLSEADAWFSKRRKDFEDGVSFLESEQGSAFLTVFRHLRLQYIVSDLASAKIVERDSLIPAEWLSSVYKQQWFAMLRAEQDNDIGPQETNKEELEGNSMRCGRKLAKDGDYCWRWTGFNFGFDLLVTYTNRYIIFKRNTLNQPCSGSVSLQPRRNVAFRLRLASFDGSGKLICSRTAGYQILTLEKDQEQVVMNLDSRLLLFPLYICCNFLYTSPEKRAENEGQPDSL; translated from the exons ATGGGCTTGCTGAGCAGCCGGCCGTGGAGGGCACGGGTGGTGGCCCCGCGCGAAGGGGACGCGGCTggcgagggcggcggcggcggcgcggtgGTGGCGCTGAGGGGATCCGGCGGGGGCCGCGGCGGAGCGGCCAAGAGGAAGCGGGCCGCCGAGTGCCCGACCAGCGACAGCGAGAGCGACGGGGAGAGCGAGCGGGAGGAGCGGCTGCTCAACACCCCCAGGAG GAAAAAACTAAAAAGTACCTCCAGATATATTTATCAGACTCTGTTCTTAAATGGTGAAAACAGTGATATTAAGATTTGTGCTCTGGGAGAAGAATGGAACTTACACAAGATATACTTATGCCAG TCTGGCTACTTTTCGAGTATGTTCAGTGGTTCTTGGAAGGAATCAGGAATGGATACAATAGAACTGGAAATTCCTGATCAGAATATTGATATAGAAG cttTACAGGTAGCATTTGGCTCACTTTATCGCGATGAAGTCTTAATAAACCCTAGCCGAGTCATTGCCCTTCTAGCAGCGGCCAGCATGCTGCAGTTG GATGGCTTAATACAGCAGTGCGGTGAGACAATGAAGGAAACCATTAATGTGAAAACTGTGTGCAGCTACTATAATTCTGCAGGAACATATGGATTAGATTCTGTGAAGAAAAA gtGCCTTGAATGGCTCTTGAACAATCTGATGACGCATCAGAGCGTGGAACTCTTCAAAGAACTCAG TATAGTCCTTATGAAACAGCTGATCAGTTCCTCTAACCTGTTCGTAATGCAAGTGGAGATGGATGTCTATACTGCTCTCAAGAAG TGGATGTTCCTTCAGCTAGTGCCTTCTTGGAATGGGTCCCTAAAGCAACTTTTAAGTGAAGCAGATGCCTGGTTTTCCAAGCGCAGAAAAG ATTTTGAGGATGGCGTCTCATTCTTGGAGTCTGAACAAGGAAGTGCATTTCTGACGGTGTTCAGACATCTGAGGCTGCAGTACATAGTTAGTGATCTGGCATCAGCAAAAATTGTTGAGCGCGATAGTCTGATTCCTGCAG aatGGCTGTCCTCTGTTTACAAACAGCAGTGGTTTGCcatgctcagagcagaacaagaCAATGATATTGG GCCTCAGGAAACGAACAAGGAAGAACTTGAAGGAAACAGTATGCGATGTGGCAGAAAACTTGCAAAGGATGGTGAT TATTGTTGGCGGTGGACAGGCTTCAACTTTGGTTTTGATCTGCTGGTCACATACACCAACCGATACATCATCTTCAAGCGCAACACGCTGAACCAGCCATGCAGTGGCTCCGTTAGTTTGCAGCCCCGGAGGAATGTTGCTTTCAG GCTGCGCCTGGCTTCTTTTGATGGAAGTGGGAAGCTGATTTGTAGCAGAACTGCAGGTTATCAGATATTGACGCTTGAAAAAGATCAG GAGCAGGTAGTGATGAATTTGGACAGCCGGCTGCTGCTCTTTCCCCTGTATATCTGTTGCAACTTCCTTTATACTTCCCCAGAGAAGAGGGCAGAGAATGAAGGACAGCCAGATAGTCTGTAA
- the SNRPG gene encoding small nuclear ribonucleoprotein G, with amino-acid sequence MSKAHPPELKKFMDKKLSLKLNGGRHVQGILRGFDPFMNLVIDECVEMAPGGQQNNIGMVVIRGNSIIMLEALERV; translated from the exons ATGAGTAAAGCGCACCCGCCGGAGCTGAAGAA GTTTATGGACAAGAAGCTGTCAT TGAAACTAAATGGTGGCCGGCATGTCCAGGGGATCTTAAGAGGATTTGACCCATTTATGAATCTTGTAATAGATGAATGTGTGGAAATGGCACCAGGTGGACAGCAGAACAACATCGGGATGGTG GTGATAAGAGGAAACAGCATCATTATGCTAGAAGCCTTGGAACGAGTATAA
- the GMCL1 gene encoding germ cell-less protein-like 1 isoform X2: MGLLSSRPWRARVVAPREGDAAGEGGGGGAVVALRGSGGGRGGAAKRKRAAECPTSDSESDGESEREERLLNTPRRKKLKSTSRYIYQTLFLNGENSDIKICALGEEWNLHKIYLCQSGYFSSMFSGSWKESGMDTIELEIPDQNIDIEALQVAFGSLYRDEVLINPSRVIALLAAASMLQLDGLIQQCGETMKETINVKTVCSYYNSAGTYGLDSVKKKCLEWLLNNLMTHQSVELFKELSIVLMKQLISSSNLFVMQVEMDVYTALKKWMFLQLVPSWNGSLKQLLSEADAWFSKRRKDFEDGVSFLESEQGSAFLTVFRHLRLQYIVSDLASAKIVERDSLIPAGLRKRTRKNLKETVCDVAENLQRMVMLRLASFDGSGKLICSRTAGYQILTLEKDQEQVVMNLDSRLLLFPLYICCNFLYTSPEKRAENEGQPDSL, encoded by the exons ATGGGCTTGCTGAGCAGCCGGCCGTGGAGGGCACGGGTGGTGGCCCCGCGCGAAGGGGACGCGGCTggcgagggcggcggcggcggcgcggtgGTGGCGCTGAGGGGATCCGGCGGGGGCCGCGGCGGAGCGGCCAAGAGGAAGCGGGCCGCCGAGTGCCCGACCAGCGACAGCGAGAGCGACGGGGAGAGCGAGCGGGAGGAGCGGCTGCTCAACACCCCCAGGAG GAAAAAACTAAAAAGTACCTCCAGATATATTTATCAGACTCTGTTCTTAAATGGTGAAAACAGTGATATTAAGATTTGTGCTCTGGGAGAAGAATGGAACTTACACAAGATATACTTATGCCAG TCTGGCTACTTTTCGAGTATGTTCAGTGGTTCTTGGAAGGAATCAGGAATGGATACAATAGAACTGGAAATTCCTGATCAGAATATTGATATAGAAG cttTACAGGTAGCATTTGGCTCACTTTATCGCGATGAAGTCTTAATAAACCCTAGCCGAGTCATTGCCCTTCTAGCAGCGGCCAGCATGCTGCAGTTG GATGGCTTAATACAGCAGTGCGGTGAGACAATGAAGGAAACCATTAATGTGAAAACTGTGTGCAGCTACTATAATTCTGCAGGAACATATGGATTAGATTCTGTGAAGAAAAA gtGCCTTGAATGGCTCTTGAACAATCTGATGACGCATCAGAGCGTGGAACTCTTCAAAGAACTCAG TATAGTCCTTATGAAACAGCTGATCAGTTCCTCTAACCTGTTCGTAATGCAAGTGGAGATGGATGTCTATACTGCTCTCAAGAAG TGGATGTTCCTTCAGCTAGTGCCTTCTTGGAATGGGTCCCTAAAGCAACTTTTAAGTGAAGCAGATGCCTGGTTTTCCAAGCGCAGAAAAG ATTTTGAGGATGGCGTCTCATTCTTGGAGTCTGAACAAGGAAGTGCATTTCTGACGGTGTTCAGACATCTGAGGCTGCAGTACATAGTTAGTGATCTGGCATCAGCAAAAATTGTTGAGCGCGATAGTCTGATTCCTGCAG GCCTCAGGAAACGAACAAGGAAGAACTTGAAGGAAACAGTATGCGATGTGGCAGAAAACTTGCAAAGGATGGTGAT GCTGCGCCTGGCTTCTTTTGATGGAAGTGGGAAGCTGATTTGTAGCAGAACTGCAGGTTATCAGATATTGACGCTTGAAAAAGATCAG GAGCAGGTAGTGATGAATTTGGACAGCCGGCTGCTGCTCTTTCCCCTGTATATCTGTTGCAACTTCCTTTATACTTCCCCAGAGAAGAGGGCAGAGAATGAAGGACAGCCAGATAGTCTGTAA